A genome region from Gadus macrocephalus chromosome 15, ASM3116895v1 includes the following:
- the btaf1 gene encoding TATA-binding protein-associated factor 172 isoform X3 has product MAVSRLDRLFILLDTGTTPVTRKAAAQQLGDVVKLHPHELNNLLSKVLNYLRSPNWDTRIAAGQAVEAVVKNIPEWDPAPKPKKECCEEESPEEPSCDRLSFYHFDISRLLKHGASLLGSAGAEFELQDDKSDPKERLARQRKLLQRKLGLDMGAAIGMDTQELFNDDDLDYTQHNATAAAGSSASNHAPMQAAELIDSEFRPGMSNRQRNKAKRIAKLVAKQRSRDMDPNEKSNDSMDAEPDEKRRKTSNVVIDQSASDVKVVIDNVRDSSSSLEETQEWPLESFCEELCNDLFNPSWEVRHGAGTGLREILKFHGRGGGKLVGSTAEQMTRQHQEWLDDLVIRLLCIFALDRFGDFVSDEVVAPVRETCAQSLGVALRHMTENGVAMTVDILLTLLTEDQWEVRHGGLLGIKYALAVRQDLIPALLPRVLPAITEGLQDLDDDVRAVAASSLIPVVDGLVQLLPNKVPFIVNTLWDALLDLDDLTASTNSIMTLLSSLLTYPQVRQCSLEQCLTVLVPRVWPFLRHTISSVRRAALETLFTLLSKADQDCAQWLNPVLQEMLRHIFQSCILESHQDILDLIQKVWMELLKRAHQQFVVAASCPWMGAWLCLMMQASHIPIDLNMLLEVKCRSKQDKAGIKARQGGLPQVKETVQEYIAGAETVTEDQGTRDYVVVRARLTAAKLLAALCRCICDPQLNAASQEIRPAESLGQLLLFHLNTKSALQRIAVALVLCEWAALQKECQVVSVMVQPRLLAILSEQLYYDEIAIPFTRMQNECKQLIAMLAEANIDVPERINCSVFTIDQANELVTSIFAEATAELCARQPSQWQPLDGKRQQAHATVQETSAEWQRLHQRVHLLVACAVVNLQALPDKLNPLVRPLMEGVKREENALVQGYAASFLAKLLQQCAARQPCPNTKIIKNLCSSACADPAVTPSSSCPVPPPPEALKVGGTEKDCMHHNVSKTRGIITLYRHQRAAFAITSKRGPAPKMSKTSVDFSPGCGIGTDNDEIKRPCLIQRRGAEFSLTTIARHFGAELTGSLPYLWENMVGPLRTAVDDKQGIDAPAQLKRGDAVAQELVNSLQILEVTASAMSAELKPVLLEHLPHLFSCLQHPYTAVRHMAARCVAVLGRTSTLETMHLFLERVLPWLAAIDDCTKQEGAIEAMACIMEQLEVDIVPYIVLLVVPVLGRMSDPNDSIRFMATQCFATLIRLLPLEAGIPDPPAMSADLIRQKARERHFLEQLLDSRKLENYNIPVPINAELRKYQQDGVNWLSFLNKYKLHGILCDDMGLGKTLQSICILAGDHYLRAQEYARTQAAGCSPLPSLVVCPPTLTGHWVDEVSKFCPKEHLSPLHYTGPPLERVRLQHQVKKHNLIVASYDVVRNDIDFFKNIKFNYCILDEGHVIKNGKTKLSKAIKQLAANFRVILSGTPIQNNVLELWSLFDFLMPGFLGTERQFAARYGKPILASRDAKSSSREQEAGVLAMEALHRQVLPFLLRRMKEDVLQDLPPKIIQDYYCNLSPLQVQLYEDFAKSRAKVGVEDTISLASQEEEEKPKLKATGHVFQALQYLRKLCNHPGLVLTPQHPEYKRITEQLAAQNTSLRDIQHAPKLSALKQLLVDCGLGGGGGAAEGCPEAVVAQHRVLIFCQLKSMLDMVEKDLLRPKLPSVSYLRLDGSVPAGQRHGIVSRFNNDPSIDVLLLTTHVGGLGLNLTGADTVVFVEHDWNPMRDLQAMDRAHRIGQKRVVNVYRLITRGTLEEKIMGLQKFKMGVANTIISQENSSLQSMGTDQLLNLFALDKDNKGEKGESSASAAGKTSMRTVLDGLGELWDQQQYDTEYNLDGFMTSLQ; this is encoded by the exons AGTGTTGCGAAGAAGAGTCTCCTGAAGAGCCGTCATGTGACAGGTTGAGTTTCTACCACTTCGACATCTCCCGCCTTCTCAAACACGGAGCTTCTCTACTGGGATCTGCGGGGGCAGAGTTTGAGCTTCAGGATGACAAGTCTG ATCCCAAAGAGCGCTTGGCACGCCAGCGCAAGCTCCTCCAGAGGAAGCTGGGCCTGGACATGGGCGCGGCCATCGGCATGGACACCCAGGAGCTGTTCAACGACGATGACCTGGACTACACGCAGCACAACGCCACGGCAGCTGCAGGATCCAGCGCCTCCAACCACGCA CCCATGCAGGCAGCAGAGTTGATTGACTCTGAATTCAGGCCAGGCATGAGCAATCGACAACGGAATAAAGCTAAGCGGATAGCAAAGCTAGTAGCAAAGCAACGATCCAGAGACATGGATCCAAATGAGAAAAG TAACGACAGCATGGATGCCGAACCCGACGAGAAACGAAGAAAAACATCGAATGTGGTCATCGACCAATCGGCATCAGACGTTAAAGTCGTAATCGACAATGTTCGGGATTCCTCCAGCAGTCTTGAAGAG ACACAGGAATGGCCTCTGGAAAGCTTCTGTGAGGAACTCTGCAACGACCTCTTCAACCCCTCCTGGGAG GTCCGTCACGGTGCCGGCACGGGGCTTAGAGAAATCCTCAAGTTCCACGGGCGCGGCGGCGGCAAGCTGGTGGGGAGCACGGCGGAGCAG ATGACGCGGCAGCACCAGGAGTGGCTGGACGACCTCGTGATCCGACTGCTCTGCATCTTCGCTCTCGACCGCTTCGGGGACTTTGTGTCCGACGAG gtgGTGGCCCCCGTGAGGGAGACGTGCGCCCAGTCTCTGGGCGTGGCCCTGCGTCACATGACGGAGAACGGCGTCGCCATGACGGTGGACATCCTGCTGACGCTGCTCACCGAGGACCAGTGGGAGGTCCGGCACGGCGGCCTGCTGGGCATCAAGTACGCCCTCGCCGTCCGACAG GACCTGATCCCGGCGCTGCTGCCCCGGGTCCTGCCCGCCATCACCGAGGGCCTGCAGGACCTGGATGACGACGTCCGCGCCGTGGCCGCCTCCTCGCTCATCCCCGTGGTGGACGGCCTGGTGCAGCTGCTGCCCAACAAG GTGCCCTTCATCGTGAACACGCTGTGGGACGCCCTGCTGGACCTGGACGACCTCACCGCCTCCACCAACAGCATCATGACCCTGCTGTCCTCCCTGCTTACCTACCCCCAGGTCCGCCAGTGCAG cctagaGCAGTGTCTGACCGTCCTGGTGCCGCGGGTCTGGCCCTTCCTGAGGCACACCATCTCCTCGGTCCGACGGGCGGCGCTGGAGACCCTCTTCACCCTGCTCTCCAAAGCCGACCAG GACTGCGCCCAGTGGTTGAACCCCGTCCTGCAGGAGATGCTGCGCCACATCTTCCAGTCCTGCATCCTGGAGAGCCACCAGGACATCCTGGACCTCATTCAGAAG GTCTGGATGGAGCTGCTGAAGCGGGCCCATCAGCAGTTTGTGGTGGCGGCCAGCTGTCCGTGGATGGGCGCCTGGCTGTGTCTCATGATGCAGGCCTCCCACATCCCCATCGACCTCAACATGCTCCTGGAGGTTAAGTGCCGCTCCAAGCAG GACAAGGCCGGCATCAAGGCCCGTCAAGGAGGGCTCCCCCAGGTGAAGGAGACGGTCCAGGAGTACATAGCGGGGGCGGAGACCGTGACGGAGGACCAGGGCACCAGGGATTACGTTGTGGTGCGGGCGCGCCTCACCGCAGCCAA GCTGCTTGCCGCTCTGTGTCGGTGTATCTGCGACCCGCAGCTCAACGCCGCCTCCCAGGAGATCCGTCCGGCGGAGTCGCTGGGCCAGCTGCTGCTCTTCCACCTCAACACCAAGTCGGCGCTGCAGCGTATCGCCGTGGCCCTGGTGCTCTGCGAGTGGGCCGCGCTGCAGAAG gAGTGCCAGGTGGTCTCGGTCATGGTGCAGCCCCGCCTGCTGGCCATCCTGTCCGAGCAGCTGTACTACGACGAGATCGCCATCCCCTTCACCCGCATGCAGAACGAGTGCAAGCAGCTCATCGCCATGCTGGCCGAGGCCAACATCGACGTGCCGGAGCGCATCAACTGCAGCGTGTTCACCATCGACCAGGCCAACGAGCTG GTAACCAGCATCTTCGCCGAGGCCACGGCGGAGCTCTGCGCCCGGCAGCCGTCGCAGTGGCAGCCTCTGGACGGCAAGCGGCAGCAGGCGCACGCCACGGTCCAGGAGACCAGCGCCGAGTGGCAGCGGCTGCACCAGCGCGTGCACCTGTTGGTGGCCTGCGCCGTGGTCAACCTGCAGGCGCTGCCCGACAAGCTGAACCCGCTGGTGCGGCCGCTGATGGAGGGCGTGAAGCGCGAGGAGAACGCCCTGGTGCAGGGCTACGCCGCCTCCTTCCTGGCCAAGCTGCTGCAGCAGTGCGCCGCCCGCCAGCCCTGCCCCAACACCAAGATCATCAAGAACCTCTGCAGCTCGGCCTGCGCCGACCCCGCCGtcacgccctcctcctcctgccccgtgCCCCCGCCGCCCGAGGCCCTCAAAG TCGGTGGCACGGAGAAGGACTGCATGCACCACAACGTCAGCAAGACCCGAGGCATCATCACCCTCTaccgccaccagagggcggcGTTCGCCATCACCAGCAAGAGGGGTCCCGCCCCCAAGATGTCCAAGACCTCCGTCGATTtttcaccaggctgcggaatcGGTACAGACAATGATGAG ATTAAGAGGCCGTGCCTGATTCAGAGGCGAGGAGCCGAGTTCTCTCTGACGACTATCGCTAGGCACTTTGGGGCCGAGCTCACGGGCTCTCTGCCGTACCTGTGGGAGAACATGGTGGGGCCTCTGAGGACGGCTGTGGATGACAAGCAAGGCATAG ACGCGCCGGCCCAGCTGAAGCGCGGCGACGCCGTGGCTCAGGAGCTGGTCAACTCTCTGCAGATCCTCGAGGTCACGGCCAGCGCCATGTCTGCAGAGCTCAAACCCGTG CTGCTGGAGCATCTGCCGCACCTGTTCAGCTGCCTGCAGCACCCGTACACGGCGGTGCGGCACATGGCCGCGCGCTGCGTGGCCGTGCTGGGCAGGACGTCCACGCTGGAGACCATGCACCTCTTCCTGGAGCGCGTGCTGCCCTGGCTGGCCGCCATCGACGACTGCACCAAGCAGGAGGGCGCCATCGAGGCCATGGCCT gtataATGGAGCAGCTGGAGGTGGACATCGTGCCGTACAtcgtgctgctggtggtgcccGTATTGGGGCGCATGAGTGACCCCAACGACAGCATCCGCTTCATGGCCACTCAGTGCTTCGCCACCCTCATCCGCCTGCTCCCCCTGGAG GCGGGTATACCCGACCCTCCAGCCATGTCTGCAGACCTGATCCGCCAGAAGGCCAGAGAGCGCCACTTCCTGGAGCAGCTGTTGGACAGCAGGAAGCTGGAGAACTACAACATCCCCGTGCCCATCAACGCAGAGCTCCGGAAGTACCAGCAG GACGGCGTCAACTGGCTCTCCTTCCTGAACAAATACAAGCTGCACGGGATCCTGTGTGACGACATGGGCCTGGGCAAGACCCTGCAGTCTATCTGCATCCTGGCTGGGGACCACTACCTCAG AGCGCAGGAGTACGCCAGGACCCAGGCGGCGGGCTGCAGTCCCCTGCCCTCCCTGGTGGTCTGTCCGCCCACCCTGACGGGCCACTGGGTGGACGAGGTCAGCAAGTTCTGCCCCAAGGAGCACCTGAGCCCCCTGCACTACACAGGGCCTCCGCTGGAGCGAGTCAG GTTGCAACATCAAGTGAAGAAACACAATCTCATAGTCGCGTCATACGATGTTGTAAGGAACGACATCGACTTCTTCAA AAATATAAAATTCAATTATTGTATTCTTGACGAGGGTCATGTCATCAAGAACGGGAAGACTAAACTCTCAAAGGCGATCAAGCAGCTGGCTGCTAACTTCCGAGTCATCCTGTCGGGAACGCCCATCCAG aACAACGTGCTGGAGCTGTGGTCGCTGTTTGACTTCCTCATGCCGGGCTTCCTGGGCACCGAGCGACAGTTCGCTGCCCGCTACGGGAAGCCCATCCTGGCCAGCCGCGACGCCAAGAGCTCCTCCCGGGAGCAGGAGGCCG gtgttcTGGCCATGGAGGCGCTCCACAGACAGGTGCTGCCCTTCCTGctgaggaggatgaaggaggaCGTGCTGCAGGATCTTCCTCCCAAGATCATCCAGGACTACTACTGCAACCTGAGCCCCCTGCAG GTTCAGCTGTACGAGGACTTCGCTAAGTCTCGGGCCAAGGTGGGCGTGGAGGACACCATCTCTCTGGCctcgcaggaggaggaggagaagcccaAGCTGAAGGCCACGGGTCACGTGTTCCAg gctcTGCAGTACTTGAGGAAGCTGTGTAACCACCCCGGGCTGGTCCTGACTCCTCAGCACCCCGAGTACAAACGCATCACGGAGCAACTGGCCGCTCAGAACACCAGCCTGCGTGACATCCAACACGCACCCAAACTATCAGCCCTCAAACAG CTGCTGGTGGACTGCGgtctgggcggcggcggcggcgcggccGAGGGCTGCCCCGAGGCGGTGGTGGCGCAGCACCGTGTGCTCATCTTCTGCCAGCTGAAGAGCATGCTggacatggtggagaaggacctGCTGAGGCCCAAGCTGCCCAGCGTCTCCTACCTGCGGCTGGACGGCAGCGTGCCAGCCGGCCAGAGGCACGGCATCGTCTCCAG GTTCAACAACGACCCGTCCATCGACGTGCTGCTGCTCACCACCCACGTGGGGGGCCTGGGGCTTAACCTGACGGGGGCGGACACCGTGGTGTTCGTGGAGCACGACTGGAACCCCATGAGGGACCTGCAGGCCATGGACCGCGCTCACCGGATAGGACAG aAACGCGTGGTGAACGTGTACCGGCTGATCACGCGCGGCACCCTGGAGGAGAAGATCATGGGGCTGCAGAAGTTCAAGATGGGCGTCGCCAACACCATCATCAGCCAGGAGAACTCCAGCCTGCAGAGCATGGGCACCGACCAGCTGCTCAACCTCTTCGCCCTGGACAAG gacaacaagggggagaagggggagtcGTCTGCGTCGGCGGCGGGGAAGACGTCCATGCGGACGGTTCTGGACGGGCTGGGTGAGCTGTGGGACCAGCAGCAGTACGACACTGAGTACAACCTCGACGGCTTCATGACCTCCCTgcagtaa
- the btaf1 gene encoding TATA-binding protein-associated factor 172 isoform X2, whose amino-acid sequence MAVSRLDRLFILLDTGTTPVTRKAAAQQLGDVVKLHPHELNNLLSKVLNYLRSPNWDTRIAAGQAVEAVVKNIPEWDPAPKPKKECCEEESPEEPSCDRLSFYHFDISRLLKHGASLLGSAGAEFELQDDKSGEVDPKERLARQRKLLQRKLGLDMGAAIGMDTQELFNDDDLDYTQHNATAAAGSSASNHAPMQAAELIDSEFRPGMSNRQRNKAKRIAKLVAKQRSRDMDPNEKSNDSMDAEPDEKRRKTSNVVIDQSASDVKVVIDNVRDSSSSLEETQEWPLESFCEELCNDLFNPSWEVRHGAGTGLREILKFHGRGGGKLVGSTAEQMTRQHQEWLDDLVIRLLCIFALDRFGDFVSDEVVAPVRETCAQSLGVALRHMTENGVAMTVDILLTLLTEDQWEVRHGGLLGIKYALAVRQDLIPALLPRVLPAITEGLQDLDDDVRAVAASSLIPVVDGLVQLLPNKVPFIVNTLWDALLDLDDLTASTNSIMTLLSSLLTYPQVRQCSLEQCLTVLVPRVWPFLRHTISSVRRAALETLFTLLSKADQDCAQWLNPVLQEMLRHIFQSCILESHQDILDLIQKVWMELLKRAHQQFVVAASCPWMGAWLCLMMQASHIPIDLNMLLEVKCRSKQDKAGIKARQGGLPQVKETVQEYIAGAETVTEDQGTRDYVVVRARLTAAKLLAALCRCICDPQLNAASQEIRPAESLGQLLLFHLNTKSALQRIAVALVLCEWAALQKECQVVSVMVQPRLLAILSEQLYYDEIAIPFTRMQNECKQLIAMLAEANIDVPERINCSVFTIDQANELVTSIFAEATAELCARQPSQWQPLDGKRQQAHATVQETSAEWQRLHQRVHLLVACAVVNLQALPDKLNPLVRPLMEGVKREENALVQGYAASFLAKLLQQCAARQPCPNTKIIKNLCSSACADPAVTPSSSCPVPPPPEALKGEPAKDCMHHNVSKTRGIITLYRHQRAAFAITSKRGPAPKMSKTSVDFSPGCGIGTDNDEIKRPCLIQRRGAEFSLTTIARHFGAELTGSLPYLWENMVGPLRTAVDDKQGIDAPAQLKRGDAVAQELVNSLQILEVTASAMSAELKPVLLEHLPHLFSCLQHPYTAVRHMAARCVAVLGRTSTLETMHLFLERVLPWLAAIDDCTKQEGAIEAMACIMEQLEVDIVPYIVLLVVPVLGRMSDPNDSIRFMATQCFATLIRLLPLEAGIPDPPAMSADLIRQKARERHFLEQLLDSRKLENYNIPVPINAELRKYQQDGVNWLSFLNKYKLHGILCDDMGLGKTLQSICILAGDHYLRAQEYARTQAAGCSPLPSLVVCPPTLTGHWVDEVSKFCPKEHLSPLHYTGPPLERVRLQHQVKKHNLIVASYDVVRNDIDFFKNIKFNYCILDEGHVIKNGKTKLSKAIKQLAANFRVILSGTPIQNNVLELWSLFDFLMPGFLGTERQFAARYGKPILASRDAKSSSREQEAGVLAMEALHRQVLPFLLRRMKEDVLQDLPPKIIQDYYCNLSPLQVQLYEDFAKSRAKVGVEDTISLASQEEEEKPKLKATGHVFQALQYLRKLCNHPGLVLTPQHPEYKRITEQLAAQNTSLRDIQHAPKLSALKQLLVDCGLGGGGGAAEGCPEAVVAQHRVLIFCQLKSMLDMVEKDLLRPKLPSVSYLRLDGSVPAGQRHGIVSRFNNDPSIDVLLLTTHVGGLGLNLTGADTVVFVEHDWNPMRDLQAMDRAHRIGQKRVVNVYRLITRGTLEEKIMGLQKFKMGVANTIISQENSSLQSMGTDQLLNLFALDKDNKGEKGESSASAAGKTSMRTVLDGLGELWDQQQYDTEYNLDGFMTSLQ is encoded by the exons AGTGTTGCGAAGAAGAGTCTCCTGAAGAGCCGTCATGTGACAGGTTGAGTTTCTACCACTTCGACATCTCCCGCCTTCTCAAACACGGAGCTTCTCTACTGGGATCTGCGGGGGCAGAGTTTGAGCTTCAGGATGACAAGTCTG GGGAAGTAGATCCCAAAGAGCGCTTGGCACGCCAGCGCAAGCTCCTCCAGAGGAAGCTGGGCCTGGACATGGGCGCGGCCATCGGCATGGACACCCAGGAGCTGTTCAACGACGATGACCTGGACTACACGCAGCACAACGCCACGGCAGCTGCAGGATCCAGCGCCTCCAACCACGCA CCCATGCAGGCAGCAGAGTTGATTGACTCTGAATTCAGGCCAGGCATGAGCAATCGACAACGGAATAAAGCTAAGCGGATAGCAAAGCTAGTAGCAAAGCAACGATCCAGAGACATGGATCCAAATGAGAAAAG TAACGACAGCATGGATGCCGAACCCGACGAGAAACGAAGAAAAACATCGAATGTGGTCATCGACCAATCGGCATCAGACGTTAAAGTCGTAATCGACAATGTTCGGGATTCCTCCAGCAGTCTTGAAGAG ACACAGGAATGGCCTCTGGAAAGCTTCTGTGAGGAACTCTGCAACGACCTCTTCAACCCCTCCTGGGAG GTCCGTCACGGTGCCGGCACGGGGCTTAGAGAAATCCTCAAGTTCCACGGGCGCGGCGGCGGCAAGCTGGTGGGGAGCACGGCGGAGCAG ATGACGCGGCAGCACCAGGAGTGGCTGGACGACCTCGTGATCCGACTGCTCTGCATCTTCGCTCTCGACCGCTTCGGGGACTTTGTGTCCGACGAG gtgGTGGCCCCCGTGAGGGAGACGTGCGCCCAGTCTCTGGGCGTGGCCCTGCGTCACATGACGGAGAACGGCGTCGCCATGACGGTGGACATCCTGCTGACGCTGCTCACCGAGGACCAGTGGGAGGTCCGGCACGGCGGCCTGCTGGGCATCAAGTACGCCCTCGCCGTCCGACAG GACCTGATCCCGGCGCTGCTGCCCCGGGTCCTGCCCGCCATCACCGAGGGCCTGCAGGACCTGGATGACGACGTCCGCGCCGTGGCCGCCTCCTCGCTCATCCCCGTGGTGGACGGCCTGGTGCAGCTGCTGCCCAACAAG GTGCCCTTCATCGTGAACACGCTGTGGGACGCCCTGCTGGACCTGGACGACCTCACCGCCTCCACCAACAGCATCATGACCCTGCTGTCCTCCCTGCTTACCTACCCCCAGGTCCGCCAGTGCAG cctagaGCAGTGTCTGACCGTCCTGGTGCCGCGGGTCTGGCCCTTCCTGAGGCACACCATCTCCTCGGTCCGACGGGCGGCGCTGGAGACCCTCTTCACCCTGCTCTCCAAAGCCGACCAG GACTGCGCCCAGTGGTTGAACCCCGTCCTGCAGGAGATGCTGCGCCACATCTTCCAGTCCTGCATCCTGGAGAGCCACCAGGACATCCTGGACCTCATTCAGAAG GTCTGGATGGAGCTGCTGAAGCGGGCCCATCAGCAGTTTGTGGTGGCGGCCAGCTGTCCGTGGATGGGCGCCTGGCTGTGTCTCATGATGCAGGCCTCCCACATCCCCATCGACCTCAACATGCTCCTGGAGGTTAAGTGCCGCTCCAAGCAG GACAAGGCCGGCATCAAGGCCCGTCAAGGAGGGCTCCCCCAGGTGAAGGAGACGGTCCAGGAGTACATAGCGGGGGCGGAGACCGTGACGGAGGACCAGGGCACCAGGGATTACGTTGTGGTGCGGGCGCGCCTCACCGCAGCCAA GCTGCTTGCCGCTCTGTGTCGGTGTATCTGCGACCCGCAGCTCAACGCCGCCTCCCAGGAGATCCGTCCGGCGGAGTCGCTGGGCCAGCTGCTGCTCTTCCACCTCAACACCAAGTCGGCGCTGCAGCGTATCGCCGTGGCCCTGGTGCTCTGCGAGTGGGCCGCGCTGCAGAAG gAGTGCCAGGTGGTCTCGGTCATGGTGCAGCCCCGCCTGCTGGCCATCCTGTCCGAGCAGCTGTACTACGACGAGATCGCCATCCCCTTCACCCGCATGCAGAACGAGTGCAAGCAGCTCATCGCCATGCTGGCCGAGGCCAACATCGACGTGCCGGAGCGCATCAACTGCAGCGTGTTCACCATCGACCAGGCCAACGAGCTG GTAACCAGCATCTTCGCCGAGGCCACGGCGGAGCTCTGCGCCCGGCAGCCGTCGCAGTGGCAGCCTCTGGACGGCAAGCGGCAGCAGGCGCACGCCACGGTCCAGGAGACCAGCGCCGAGTGGCAGCGGCTGCACCAGCGCGTGCACCTGTTGGTGGCCTGCGCCGTGGTCAACCTGCAGGCGCTGCCCGACAAGCTGAACCCGCTGGTGCGGCCGCTGATGGAGGGCGTGAAGCGCGAGGAGAACGCCCTGGTGCAGGGCTACGCCGCCTCCTTCCTGGCCAAGCTGCTGCAGCAGTGCGCCGCCCGCCAGCCCTGCCCCAACACCAAGATCATCAAGAACCTCTGCAGCTCGGCCTGCGCCGACCCCGCCGtcacgccctcctcctcctgccccgtgCCCCCGCCGCCCGAGGCCCTCAAAGGTGAGCCCGCC AAGGACTGCATGCACCACAACGTCAGCAAGACCCGAGGCATCATCACCCTCTaccgccaccagagggcggcGTTCGCCATCACCAGCAAGAGGGGTCCCGCCCCCAAGATGTCCAAGACCTCCGTCGATTtttcaccaggctgcggaatcGGTACAGACAATGATGAG ATTAAGAGGCCGTGCCTGATTCAGAGGCGAGGAGCCGAGTTCTCTCTGACGACTATCGCTAGGCACTTTGGGGCCGAGCTCACGGGCTCTCTGCCGTACCTGTGGGAGAACATGGTGGGGCCTCTGAGGACGGCTGTGGATGACAAGCAAGGCATAG ACGCGCCGGCCCAGCTGAAGCGCGGCGACGCCGTGGCTCAGGAGCTGGTCAACTCTCTGCAGATCCTCGAGGTCACGGCCAGCGCCATGTCTGCAGAGCTCAAACCCGTG CTGCTGGAGCATCTGCCGCACCTGTTCAGCTGCCTGCAGCACCCGTACACGGCGGTGCGGCACATGGCCGCGCGCTGCGTGGCCGTGCTGGGCAGGACGTCCACGCTGGAGACCATGCACCTCTTCCTGGAGCGCGTGCTGCCCTGGCTGGCCGCCATCGACGACTGCACCAAGCAGGAGGGCGCCATCGAGGCCATGGCCT gtataATGGAGCAGCTGGAGGTGGACATCGTGCCGTACAtcgtgctgctggtggtgcccGTATTGGGGCGCATGAGTGACCCCAACGACAGCATCCGCTTCATGGCCACTCAGTGCTTCGCCACCCTCATCCGCCTGCTCCCCCTGGAG GCGGGTATACCCGACCCTCCAGCCATGTCTGCAGACCTGATCCGCCAGAAGGCCAGAGAGCGCCACTTCCTGGAGCAGCTGTTGGACAGCAGGAAGCTGGAGAACTACAACATCCCCGTGCCCATCAACGCAGAGCTCCGGAAGTACCAGCAG GACGGCGTCAACTGGCTCTCCTTCCTGAACAAATACAAGCTGCACGGGATCCTGTGTGACGACATGGGCCTGGGCAAGACCCTGCAGTCTATCTGCATCCTGGCTGGGGACCACTACCTCAG AGCGCAGGAGTACGCCAGGACCCAGGCGGCGGGCTGCAGTCCCCTGCCCTCCCTGGTGGTCTGTCCGCCCACCCTGACGGGCCACTGGGTGGACGAGGTCAGCAAGTTCTGCCCCAAGGAGCACCTGAGCCCCCTGCACTACACAGGGCCTCCGCTGGAGCGAGTCAG GTTGCAACATCAAGTGAAGAAACACAATCTCATAGTCGCGTCATACGATGTTGTAAGGAACGACATCGACTTCTTCAA AAATATAAAATTCAATTATTGTATTCTTGACGAGGGTCATGTCATCAAGAACGGGAAGACTAAACTCTCAAAGGCGATCAAGCAGCTGGCTGCTAACTTCCGAGTCATCCTGTCGGGAACGCCCATCCAG aACAACGTGCTGGAGCTGTGGTCGCTGTTTGACTTCCTCATGCCGGGCTTCCTGGGCACCGAGCGACAGTTCGCTGCCCGCTACGGGAAGCCCATCCTGGCCAGCCGCGACGCCAAGAGCTCCTCCCGGGAGCAGGAGGCCG gtgttcTGGCCATGGAGGCGCTCCACAGACAGGTGCTGCCCTTCCTGctgaggaggatgaaggaggaCGTGCTGCAGGATCTTCCTCCCAAGATCATCCAGGACTACTACTGCAACCTGAGCCCCCTGCAG GTTCAGCTGTACGAGGACTTCGCTAAGTCTCGGGCCAAGGTGGGCGTGGAGGACACCATCTCTCTGGCctcgcaggaggaggaggagaagcccaAGCTGAAGGCCACGGGTCACGTGTTCCAg gctcTGCAGTACTTGAGGAAGCTGTGTAACCACCCCGGGCTGGTCCTGACTCCTCAGCACCCCGAGTACAAACGCATCACGGAGCAACTGGCCGCTCAGAACACCAGCCTGCGTGACATCCAACACGCACCCAAACTATCAGCCCTCAAACAG CTGCTGGTGGACTGCGgtctgggcggcggcggcggcgcggccGAGGGCTGCCCCGAGGCGGTGGTGGCGCAGCACCGTGTGCTCATCTTCTGCCAGCTGAAGAGCATGCTggacatggtggagaaggacctGCTGAGGCCCAAGCTGCCCAGCGTCTCCTACCTGCGGCTGGACGGCAGCGTGCCAGCCGGCCAGAGGCACGGCATCGTCTCCAG GTTCAACAACGACCCGTCCATCGACGTGCTGCTGCTCACCACCCACGTGGGGGGCCTGGGGCTTAACCTGACGGGGGCGGACACCGTGGTGTTCGTGGAGCACGACTGGAACCCCATGAGGGACCTGCAGGCCATGGACCGCGCTCACCGGATAGGACAG aAACGCGTGGTGAACGTGTACCGGCTGATCACGCGCGGCACCCTGGAGGAGAAGATCATGGGGCTGCAGAAGTTCAAGATGGGCGTCGCCAACACCATCATCAGCCAGGAGAACTCCAGCCTGCAGAGCATGGGCACCGACCAGCTGCTCAACCTCTTCGCCCTGGACAAG gacaacaagggggagaagggggagtcGTCTGCGTCGGCGGCGGGGAAGACGTCCATGCGGACGGTTCTGGACGGGCTGGGTGAGCTGTGGGACCAGCAGCAGTACGACACTGAGTACAACCTCGACGGCTTCATGACCTCCCTgcagtaa